A segment of the Aythya fuligula isolate bAytFul2 chromosome 10, bAytFul2.pri, whole genome shotgun sequence genome:
ccttcATGTTCAAGCTCTGGATAGGTTTGTTTTGGAGGTCAACCAGAACAAAGTGCCACTTAGCTTTTCAGCTGAAGAGTTTCAGTTGGGCCAAATAAGCAGAAATGAGCTTGTCATCCATAtgttttcaatgtattttagtGTTACATTGTGTATTGTGTGAGGCTTCTGGCTTTGGTTTGCTAGGGGAGGCTGGCAGTTCTACTGGGGAGGGGAACAGACCTGTGGGGTTTTTAGGTCAAGAGCTGAATGACAGAGCACTGATGTTACAAACTTCTGGTTGCGGGCTCCAAAAAACATGTAGCGTGTCCAAAAACATGTCAAAGCATGTCCAGTCAGACTAAGCCAATACTTCCAGCTCGTGAGCAGCTGGGCCCTAACTTGTAGGGTGATGTGATGTCTGCTTCAGCTGTTCTAAAAGGGGTTTTCATTCAGGCTGGCTTCTCTGTGCAGCTTGGGGGGAGAGAagcagccttcctcctgctgtgaTATCGAGCAGTAATTAAACAACCGAATGCATCTGAgttgaccttttttttccaaatctgcTGTGACTGGTTCTGTTAAATGCAGTGGATGTAGTGAGATGCATAACGCCCGCTGTGGCTGAGATTCGCCTTCTGCCAGATAGCCAAGGCTGCATGGGAGAAACCTGTACTGCCGTCGATAACACGTGTTGTGACTGCTGGGCCAGCTACCAGAGATAGCTGTGAACTTGGCTTTCAGACTGTTAGAGATAAAAGTGTAAGTGATAGTAAAACTTCTGCCATTAGAGAGCCTCCCTAATGCATCgctgttctgcagcagctaTATCAGAGCTGAAAGTGATGCTGAACTGGTAGAAGCAGGAGGAAATGCTCTCCACTTGCTTTGGTCACCTCTTGCACTGCTGAACGAGTTGGGCACTAGCCACACAGGAGGCAGCCCTGGCAGGTCCTTCCACTTGCCAGCCTTTTAAGACTCCTCAGGTGCTAACCATACCTGTGGGTTGAAGGCTTACTCCACGAGAGTGATTTATTACTGCAAATGTTGCCCACAGAGTAGCTTGCATCAGAGGAGCAGCTGGGTGTTTTGAGCTGCCAGGAGCCTAGCAGATCCCAAAGCACAGAACGTGGCTCCAGCAGAAGCAGGTGAATGGCTTTCGTCCTATACTTGTCCTGGCTGTCCGTCTGTTCAGCTACGTAAAGCAGCGCTCTACCAGTAACTTTGTGCCTCTGACTCCCTCAAGGCTTGAAAGATTATTTAAGTGCTTTTAAGAAACGCTGTGACTGCCCGTGCAAGCTGCAACACACATCAGTGTAATACCTGTGACTTCCTGGCTATAAGGCCTTCAACTGGAAGGCTAGAAAAGCTTGTGGTATTTTACCACATAAACTAGTTGTATGAGAAGTGCTAGacttaactttcttttttttttttttttttctccagtcagGTCAATTCAGTGAAGATATGATTCCTACTGTGGGCTTCAACATGAGAAAAGTTACAAAGGGTAACGTTACAATAAAGGTATGTTAACGTCGACTGTCTTCCTTTATAAACCCATACAAAATTGTCTTCAGGTTCTAGTTTAAAAATTGTGCACTTACTCTATTTTGTTCCCACCGTTGGGACAAGTATAGCAAACTGAAGAGGCTCAGCTAAATCTGTAAAATAGCATAAGAATAGACTTAGGTTTATTTATGGAGTTCCTTAAATGAGAAGCAGTGTTTGATTTCCAGATTCATGGACTAGTTAAAGCAATGCTTTAGTAATGATGTCTGGCTTTAACCTGAGTTAATTTTCACATTTCGAGGGCCCACACGTCCTGTTCTTCTTCCGCTCTTCAGTATTGCTCAAAGCTTAAGTCATAACCAGAGTGTGAAGTTGGTGCATTGTGTTTTCATGTATTCTACAGTATGCATCTGTGAAAACTTAATACACAGGTTTTCATGCATTTGATAGAAGATGTTCTAGTTTATATCTTATACTATTGGGCCTGTGAGATCTGACCAGCATTTTCACTGCTTGCAGAGATTATTTCTGTTCTAATAAGCGAAAGGTCCTGCAGCTGGTatagggaaagaagaaaactgttttgactGCTTGTCTTGTATGTATGACATGCTTAAATAGTGTATGGCtaaattgtcttttttccttccacttaAGATCTGGGATATAGGAGGGCAACCACGATTCCGAAGCATGTGGGAACGATACTGCAGGGGAGTTAATGCTATTGTGTAAGTGTCATTTTCCCTAGGCTTACATTTAACTGCAGACTTGCTTCTCTTCTGTATCTAGTGTAGTAGCACATAATGGACTCGGTGTGCTCGTATTAATTCTGAAACTGTACTGCAACCGTATTAAGTAACTTCTGTACCCTCAAGTTCAGGGCTCAGGATGCGTTATTTTCTCATCAGTGTCTAATCCTGAGTACTAACTTCTTCCAGTTTGACTTGGATGGCAGAGTAGTCTTAACGGAAAGAGTTTTCCCACTACTCTGATTGTGGggaatttctttgaaaagaacCGAATTCCTTGCTCGGAAGACCTAGCTTTGTTTAAAGCTTTGAATGTGCTCAGACCTGACAGTTTAAAGCAAAGACTGCTGTTTCTGAAGTAGTTGAGTCCTGCTGAACTAACGTTAAATTCTTCTTAAAGCTACATGGTAGATGCTGCAGATCGTGAAAAAATAGAAGCCTCTCGGAATGAGCTGCACAATCTTCTAGATAAGCCACAGTTACAAGGAATCCCTGTAAGTATTATTGTCTTACATCAGTATTAAACTTTCTTTAGAAATACTCATAGTTTAGTGCATCTGAAGAGTGTCTTGACCTCTTTAAGTCCAGTGTAAGCACTGTAAGCAATACCTCTCCCTAGTGCCTTAGATACAATTGTTGACCTTGATCGTTCCTGCAGTGATAATATTTGCTCAgtacccacaaaaaaaaaaaagtagagcaGTAATTTAGAGAACCATATTCTACCATATGGGTTTGTGCTCTTCTAGTTGCTGTAGTGCCTGTTACTCAGATAGTACAGAAATACCACATAAGTTTGGGAAACTTCAGCTGAAAGTTCATTGGAATTGttcacacatgcacaaaaagcaAGTGTGAGAACACACCAGTTCACAAGAGTTTATTTGGACCCCCCCCTTTCCCTGTGACTAGGTACATCTTCCCTCTTGACCTGGTTTACTACTAAGTGTCTTCATCCCTTGGATTTAAGTCTAGTGTTGACTGCTTGTCAGACTCTCCtgaaacttttttaaaaaaagaggtgcaactgttttcttctgatttggATTTCAGGTTCTAGTACTTGGAAACAAGAGAGACCTTCCTAACGCTTTGGATGAGAAACAACTAATTGAAAAGATGTAAGTCTAACTCTTCCTAAGAAAAGCTGTGTTAACTCGATAAAGGCATTGATGTACATAGGGATGTTAGATGAAAAACTTGTGTTATAAGTAGAAAACGCAGCAACAGGTGGTAACTGAAACATCGTACAGAAACAAGTTACACTGAGAAGTGGGA
Coding sequences within it:
- the ARL8B gene encoding ADP-ribosylation factor-like protein 8B; this encodes MLALLSRLLDWFRSLFWKEEMELTLVGLQYSGKTTFVNVIASGQFSEDMIPTVGFNMRKVTKGNVTIKIWDIGGQPRFRSMWERYCRGVNAIVYMVDAADREKIEASRNELHNLLDKPQLQGIPVLVLGNKRDLPNALDEKQLIEKMNLAAIQDREICCYSISCKEKDNIDITLQWLIQHSKSRRS